The following are encoded together in the Sparus aurata chromosome 1, fSpaAur1.1, whole genome shotgun sequence genome:
- the tnrc6c2 gene encoding trinucleotide repeat-containing gene 6C protein isoform X1 encodes MEEKKKKKQEEKTKTDVAQKKAADQKPKVPEPAPTKPSLGPPPYHFHPASPTLPLSSSSSSSGNGKRASSSSQVSTQTPSQQQCQLSASTPRYPPREVPPRFRQQEHKQLLKRGQPLPAGALCALTLSSSSSSSSSSSPSSSYSTASTTTSSTTPNSATSSAGKRLPDISLQSGPVAQYETSHWGASLPIDSPSSANSWDKVIIDRSDTEAWPSISRSSESSHPAAPECPLGLASSNQDISAVTTTNSSSFLSMATGAAGQQAHYPSLKANNNMMTGPGSANTLAGNRGWGSDGKQDGMNGGRVVAPNNWGSPNFNLNLNPNANPSAWPVLGHEGGGGGGIGPNGMSNSPSLPPGINGNGNMGNGSLGGADNGGGGWGGMISANENDQQHPSNKTSMSFNMEPANLNTDGPNHTKQQQAQEPMSPIHGLTGWGGQSPTESSQLNGDTTGSSVWGSGETKAADSPKDSGWDSTPSVGLSAWGRQGSGGGGSSGSGGWGEWGKSSGAVDASKGWDSVDAGSSGSGQEQNLSSWGQQPGTAPASEGSGDSSEGRSNQRDRSSSMDYTPVLPRQDLDPRVLSNTGWGQTPIRQHTVWEMEEANSNDEKSNSRSDTLGGSSTNGGPSSTNGGTINPNIGPGQRPGSGGKNDSEGSSSSGWGAPPPQPMQHGPGWRDTPQSHSKAPNGNSTTSGWGDPMPASDPRNGGTPSWGSEDKKSSWDDGPMKSQPSGWGEGPKISHGWGNSNGASNNTNTGDWGEAEVKNNGSSSNMWEGEGGNGGSSGWKDSPRGGNRGGGWSKPAPTMSNSNWGETPRTNGPVQGGWGSSKPQESSSSSTGSGGGGSMGSWGGPGSVKQNTSTWGSGSKQDQGMEPTGWEEPSPPSIRRKMEIDDGTSTWGDPVTYNKTVNMWDRNNPNNNPGNSGPPPSKNGGVIIPNSNNNNHSVSPGNNNHHHTHHMHHHPHHGQPPTLLQHHGNNNGSPSNGASHPGAPPPGRPPLANPGWGELPSVQPKSEPAWGEPAAPTSTVDNGTSAWGKPQGGVGGWADGGHEPSGPYGRASGPPGSAPCKPGPKPMQDSWGNGEEMGMSTSQWDTEDGDMWNSPTSQESSSSCNSWGNGPKKGPSKGKIVNKPDEAWIMNRLIKQLTDMGFPRDPAEEALKSNNMNLDQAMSALLEKKTDLDKRGMGMTDYSNGMNKPMVCRPSALSKDPSDRNAFLDKDGVMSDDAPPSPFLPSPSLKLPLANSSLPGQGLGQGNPGLAMQNLNNRQQIPSGMFGSSGAAQTRAMQQQQPPQPPVPPLSSSQPSLRAQVPQFLSPQVQAQLLQFAAKNIGLNPALLTSPINPQQMTLLYQLQQLQMAYQRLQIQQQMMQAQRNVSGPIRQQEQQVARTITNMQQQIQQHQRQLYQALLMKQQQLPSHSSSSSSSAGLHPPGGPAGGHGSGKSTLDPFTGPHQAPGLADTLHTKEPPSSPNAYSTYPLSGLNPNMNVNCMEVGGMSLKEPPQPQSRLSQWTHSNSMDSLSGNSSNMENNLNKHGAISAASSLGPPGKPPQLEDSYSPYNLMSSSESPTSPLVPPDSWGQGKSPNEKISNGTNINWPPEFCPGVPWKGLQNIDPENDPNMTPGSVPSGPTINTNIHDVNRYLLRDRNGGMNRATSPAPPLQNGSLPPTSSDWTVSGYSSSFSLSSSEGDSSGKLSDMKSTWSPGPISQSQASLSHELWKVPQGPRNTTAPSRPPPGLTNNKPSSTWGGNSLGLSQGWSGSYSSEGTTWSTDSSNRTSSWLVLRNLTPQIDGSTLRTLCMQHGPLITFHLNLTQGNAVVRYSSKDEAAKAQKSLHMCVLGNTTILAEFAGEEEVNRFFAQGQSLGANTTSWQANPGTNQNRMGAAQSHSMGQWSSGGGGGKASGGDLLWGGVPQYSSLWGPPGGDDARVIGSPTPINTLLPGDLLSGESM; translated from the exons TGCCAGAACCTGCTCCCACTAAGCCCAGTCTCGGCCCACCACCCTACCACTTCCACCCCGCCAGCCCTACGctgcccctctcctcctcctcctcttcttctggcAATGGCAAGCGCGCCTCCTCCAGTAGCCAAGTCTCGACTCAGACTCCCTCTCAGCAGCAGTGCCAGTTGTCTGCCAGTACTCCTCGCTACCCGCCCAGAGAGGTGCCCCCACGCTTCCGCCAGCAGGAGCACAAGCAGCTACTGAAGAGAGGCCAGCCACTGCCTGCAGGAGCGCTCTGCgctctcaccctctcctcttcctcttcctcttcctcctcctcttcgccCTCATcatcttactctactgcttctACGACTACCAGCAGCACTACCCCAAACTCTGCCACGTCCTCTGCAGGCAAACGCCTCCCAG ACATATCCCTCCAGAGTGGCCCTGTTGCCCAGTATGAGACCTCTCATTGGGGAGCCTCTTTGCCAATTGACAGCCCCTCCAGTGCcaacagctgggacaaagtgATTATTGACAGAAGTGACACAGAAGCTTGGCCCTCCATCAGTCGCAGTAGTGAGTCCAGCCACCCTGCTGCACCAGAATGCCCCTTAGGCTTAGCTAGCTCTAACCAAGACATCAGTGCTGTCACTACCACCAATAGTAGTAGTTTTCTGAGTATGGCCACAGGTGCCGCAGGCCAGCAGGCCCACTACCCCTCTCTCAAAGCTAACAATAACATGATGACAGGACCTGGGTCAGCCAACACATTAGCAGGTAACAGAGGCTGGGGCTCAGATGGGAAACAAGATGGTATGAATGGTGGCCGAGTCGTAGCACCCAATAACTGGGGCTCTCCCAATTTTAACTTGAACCTTAATCCCAATGCCAACCCATCAGCCTGGCCTGTTCTGGGCCATgagggtggtggaggtggtggtatTGGCCCCAACGGGATGTCAAACTCCCCATCCCTCCCACCAGGTATCAATGGCAATGGAAACATGGGAAATGGAAGCCTTGGAGGTGCAGATAATGGTGGGGGGGGTTGGGGTGGCATGATAAGTGCTAACGAAAATGATCAACAGCACCCTTCAAACAAGACAAGCATGTCTTTCAATATGGAACCTGCTAATCTTAACACTGATGGACCAAACCACACTAAGCAACAGCAAGCTCAGGAGCCTATGAGCCCTATCCATGGGTTAACTGGCTGGGGAGGCCAGTCACCCACTGAATCATCTCAGCTCAATGGGGACACAACAGGCAGCTCTGTATGGGGAAGTGGAGAAACCAAGGCAGCTGACTCTCCCAAGGACTCAGGCTGGGACTCAACTCCCTCTGTAGGCCTTTCTGCCTGGGGCCGCCAaggcagtggtggtggtggtagtagtGGAAGTGGTGGCTGGGGCGAATGGGGGAAATCCTCTGGTGCTGTAGATGCATCTAAAGGCTGGGACTCTGTAGATGCTGGTAGTTCTGGTTCTGGCCAAGAGCAGAACCTCAGCTCATGGGGCCAGCAGCCTGGAACAGCTCCAGCAAGCGAGGGTAGTGGGGACAGCAGTGAAGGTCGATCAAATCAAAGAGACAGGTCCTCCAGCATGGATTATACCCCTGTGCTACCCCGGCAGGACCTGGACCCGAGGGTGCTGAGTAACACAGGTTGGGGACAGACCCCCATCCGGCAGCACACTGTATGGGAGATGGAAGAAGCCAACTCCAATGATGAGAAGAGCAACAGCCGCTCAGACACCTTAGGAGGCTCCAGCACTAATGGTGGACCCTCATCCACGAATGGTGGAACCATCAACCCAAACATTGGCCCTGGCCAGAGGCCTGGGTCTGGAGGAAAAAATGACAGTGAAGGGTCATCTTCCTCTGGCTGGGGAGCCCCTCCACCTCAGCCAATGCAGCATGGACCAGGATGGCGGGACACCCCACAGTCACACAGCAAAGCCCCAAATGGAAATAGCACTACCAGTGGCTGGGGAGACCCTATGCCTGCCAGTGATCCTAGAAATGGAGGAACTCCATCCTGGGGTTCTGAGGACAAGAAATCCAGCTGGGATGATGGCCCGATGAAAAGTCAGCCTTCTGGCTGGGGAGAGGGCCCCAAAATCTCTCATGGTTGGGGCAACAGTAATGGAGCCTCCAACAACACCAATACAGGGGACTGGGGAGAGGCAGAGGTAAAAAACAATGGATCCTCCAGCAACATgtgggaaggagaaggagggaatGGAGGAAGTAGTGGATGGAAGGATAGCCCCAGAGGAGGAAATAGAGGAGGAGGCTGGAGTAAGCCTGCGCCTACTATGAGTAATAGCAACTGGGGGGAAACCCCACGGACCAATGGCCCAGTGCAGGGAGGCTGGGGCTCTTCAAAGCCCCAGGaaagcagtagcagcagcactGGCAGTGGAGGAGGTGGCAGCATGGGTTCATGGGGTGGTCCAGGTTCTGTGAAGCAGAACACATCTACCTGGGGCAGTGGTAGCAAACAGGACCAGGGCATGGAGCCCACTGGCTGGGAAGagccctcccctccctccatccgCAGGAAGATGGAGATTGACGATGGAACATCCACCTGGGGCGATCCCGTCACCTACAACAAGACTGTCAACATGTGGGATCGCAACAATCCCAATAATAACCCAGGCAACAGCGGCCCACCTCCCAGTAAGAATGGTGGAGTGATTATCCccaacagtaacaacaacaatcacTCTGTCAGCCCTGGCAACAACAATCATCATCACACTCACCACATGCACCATCATCCTCATCATGGCCAACCCCCAACTCTTCTGCAACACCATGGAAATAACAATGGGTCACCCAGCAATGGTGCATCACATCCAGGTGCACCCCCACCGGGTAGACCCCCCCTCGCCAACCCAG GTTGGGGAGAGCTTCCCAGTGTTCAACCCAAGTCGGAGCCTGCATGGGGAGAGCCAGCAGCTCCAACATCAACTGTGGACAATGGCACCTCTGCCTGGGGCAAGCCACAAGGGGGAGTGGGAGGATGGGCAGACGGTGGCCATGAGCCCTCTGGACCCTATGGCAGGGCCAGTGGACCCCCGGGTTCTGCACCCTGCAAGCCAG GCCCCAAACCTATGCAAGATAGCTGGGGAAATGGAGAGGAGATGGGCATGTCCACTAGCCaatgggacacagaggatgggGATATGTGGAACAGCCCCACCTCTCAGGAGAGCAGCTCCTCTTGCAACTCTTGGGGCAATGGACCCAAGAAGGGCCCGAGCAAG GGGAAGATTGTCAACAAGCCAGATGAGGCTTGGATCATGAATCGTCTCATCAAACAGCTCACTGACATGGGCTTTCCG AGAGACCCTGCTGAGGAGGCTCTGAAGAGCAACAACATGAACCTTGACCAGGCCATGA GCGCCCTGTTGGAGAAGAAGACGGACCTGGACAAGCGGGGCATGGGCATGACTGATTACAGCAATGGCATGAACAAGCCCATGGTGTGTCGGCCCTCTGCACTCTCCAAAGACCCCTCTGACCGCAACGCCTTTCTTGACAAG GATGGTGTTATGTCAGATGACGCCCCACCATCACCGTTTCTGCCTTCCCCCAGCTTGAAGCTCCCCCTGGCCAACAGTAGCCTTCCTGGGCAGGGTCTGGGACAAGGCAACCCGGGGCTGGCCATGCAAAACTTGAACAACAGACAACAG ATACCCAGTGGAATGTTTGGCAGTAGTGGAGCAGCACAAACCCGGgccatgcagcagcagcagcctcctcaGCCACCAGTGCCACCTCTCAGCTCCTCCCAGCCTAGTCTACGTGCTCAAGTGCCTCAGTTTCTCTCCCCTCAG GTCCAAGCACAGCTCTTGCAGTTTGCAGCAAAAAACATTGGTCTGAATCCTGCACTTTTAACCTCACCAATAAACCCTCAACAAATGACTCTCTTGTACCAACTTCAGCAACTGCAAATG GCGTACCAGCGTTTACAAATCCAGCAGCAGATGATGCAGGCGCAACGCAACGTTTCCGGCCCAATTAGACAACAAGAGCAGCAA GTTGCACGTACAATCACCAACATGCAGCAGCAGATCCAGCAGCACCAGCGTCAGCTATATCAAGCGCTACTGATGAAGCAACAGCAACTTCCCTCTCattcctcatcctcttcctcctccgctGGTCTGCATCCTCCTGGTGGCCCCGCCGGAGGCCATGGCTCCGGCAAATCAACCCTGGACCCCTTCACAGGCCCACACCAGGCTCCGGGCCTCGCCGACACTCTGCACACCAAAGAGCCGCCGTCTTCGCCCAATGCCTACAGCACCTACCCTCTCT ctggaCTGAATCCAAACATGAATGTAAACTGCATGGAGGTCGGGGGTATGTCCCTGAAGGAGCCCCCTCAGCCCCAATCCCGCCTGTCCCAGTGGACACACTCTAACTCCATGGACAGCCTCTCTGGCAACTCCTCAAACATGGAGAACAACCTCAATAAGCACG GTGCCATATCTGCTGCCTCTTCCCTGGGCCCCCCTGGAAAGCCCCCCCAGCTGGAGGACTCATACAGCCCTTACAATCTAATGTCCAGCTCAGAGTCCCCCACCAGCCCCCTGGTGCCCCCAGACAGCTGGGGCCAGGGCAAGAGCCCCAATGAGAAGATCTCCAATGGGACCAACATTAATTGGCCCCCAG AGTTCTGCCCAGGTGTGCCATGGAAGGGCCTTCAGAACATCGACCCAGAGAATGACCCCAACATGACCCCTGGCAGCGTCCCAAGCGGTCCCACCATCAACACCAACATCCATGACGTCAATCGATACCTCCTGCGGGACAGGAACGGAGGTATGAACAGAG CCACTTCCCCAGCTCCTCCACTTCAGAATGGCTCTCTGCCTCCAACCAGCAGTGACTGGACAGTCAGTGGCTACTCTAGCTCTTTCAgtctgtcatcctctgagggAGACAGCTCAG GTAAACTATCTGACATGAAGTCCACCTGGTCCCCAGGACCCATCTCCCAGAGCCAAGCCTCTTTGTCCCATGAGCTGTGGAAAGTCCCTCAAGGGCCACGCAACACCACGGCCCCTTCCAGACCCCCGCCAGGCCTCACCAACAACAAGCCCTCCTCCACTTGGGGCGGCAACTCACTGGGCCTGTCCCAAGGTTGGAGCGGCTCCTACTCCTCGG AGGGAACCACCTGGAGCACTGACAGCTCCAACAGGACCAGCAGCTGGCTGGTGCTGAGGAATCTCACCCCACAA ATTGATGGTTCCACTCTGCGGACCCTGTGCATGCAGCATGGCCCCCTGATCACATTCCACCTCAACCTGACCCAGGGGAACGCTGTGGTGCGCTACAGCTCCAAGGACGAGGCCGCAAAGGCCCAGAAGTCTCTGCACAT GTGTGTGCTTGGAAACACCACCATCCTAGCGGAGTTCGCTGGCGAGGAGGAGGTGAACCGCTTCTTTGCACAAGGCCAGTCGCTAGGGGCAAACACCACTAGCTGGCAGGCTAACCCGGGAACCAATCAAAACCGGATGGGGGCAGCGCAGTCCCACTCTATGGGCCAGTGGAGCAGCGGTGGCGGTGGAGGCAAGGCCAGCGGAGGCGACCTTTTGTGGGGCGGGGTGCCCCAGTACTCGAGCCTGTGGGGACCTCCGGGCGGGGATGATGCCCGCGTGATCGGGAGCCCCACCCCCATCAACACCCTGCTGCCTGGTGATCTGCTCAGTGGGGAGTCCATGTAG